Proteins from one Mesorhizobium sp. M9A.F.Ca.ET.002.03.1.2 genomic window:
- a CDS encoding ABC transporter substrate-binding protein, producing the protein MTISRRNLFKVGVAAGAALSIPSVLRAQTSPAPDRTVRMVIGLGVFDPVVSTSDTTFTHAFAIYDTLFGVDSTFAPHPQMVGKWRVSDDRKTYTFELRDGLGWHDGTLVTAADCVASIHRWGEVAPGGQLLIARARDISKKDDKTFTIALKEPMGALLSILAFQGPFIMREKDANLPPTEQVTANIGSGPFKFNHTLAKPGASFTYDRNEKYVPRTEAPDGLAGGKIVKVDRVIWDNIADQQTALAALQAGEVDFLSLPPVDLLPVIESDPNLELQVLDKTGQDMFLSMNCLQKPFDNVKVRQAMLHLVDQEAVMRAAFGDPKYFRTVTSIFGNETPMSNDENTGWFKKGGDPEKAKQLLKEAGYAGEKVVILETTDWREADNAAQFLAVELRKIGVNAELAPSDWSAATARLDNKGPVEDGGWSIFITSEPEAIRGNVITAVTLTMNGEKGWVGWPQNDEYEALRAKWADVETLEERKAIARKMQRIFWDYASQVPLGQQITPIARRKTLTGLIGVPAWIPMWNMQKA; encoded by the coding sequence ATGACGATTTCTCGACGCAACCTCTTCAAGGTGGGTGTCGCCGCCGGAGCGGCTTTATCGATCCCTTCTGTCCTGCGGGCGCAGACATCACCGGCTCCCGACCGGACTGTCCGCATGGTGATAGGCCTCGGTGTGTTCGACCCGGTCGTTTCAACGTCTGACACCACCTTCACCCACGCCTTCGCGATTTACGATACGCTGTTCGGGGTCGATTCGACGTTTGCACCGCATCCGCAGATGGTGGGAAAGTGGCGCGTATCCGACGACAGGAAGACCTATACCTTCGAGCTCCGCGATGGTCTCGGATGGCACGACGGCACCCTCGTTACCGCGGCGGACTGTGTCGCCTCAATCCATCGCTGGGGCGAGGTGGCTCCCGGCGGGCAGTTGCTCATAGCTCGGGCCAGGGATATCTCGAAAAAGGATGACAAGACCTTCACAATCGCGCTTAAGGAGCCGATGGGCGCTCTGCTCAGCATCCTGGCTTTCCAAGGCCCATTCATCATGCGCGAGAAGGACGCGAATCTTCCCCCAACGGAGCAGGTAACCGCGAATATCGGATCGGGGCCCTTCAAGTTCAATCACACTCTTGCCAAGCCGGGCGCGAGCTTCACCTACGACCGCAATGAAAAATACGTACCACGTACCGAAGCGCCCGACGGACTGGCCGGCGGGAAGATCGTTAAGGTCGATCGTGTCATCTGGGATAATATAGCCGATCAGCAGACGGCCTTGGCGGCCCTGCAAGCAGGTGAGGTTGATTTTCTCTCGCTGCCGCCAGTTGATCTCTTGCCGGTCATCGAGAGCGATCCCAACCTTGAACTGCAAGTTCTGGACAAGACGGGTCAGGATATGTTCCTGAGCATGAACTGTCTGCAAAAGCCGTTCGACAACGTGAAGGTTCGCCAAGCGATGCTTCACCTGGTCGATCAGGAGGCTGTGATGCGCGCCGCGTTCGGCGACCCAAAATACTTCCGCACTGTCACTTCGATCTTTGGAAACGAAACGCCGATGTCCAATGACGAAAATACGGGATGGTTCAAAAAGGGCGGCGACCCGGAAAAGGCCAAGCAACTCCTCAAGGAGGCGGGATATGCAGGCGAGAAAGTCGTCATTCTCGAAACCACGGATTGGCGGGAGGCCGACAATGCCGCGCAGTTCCTAGCGGTCGAGCTGCGAAAAATCGGGGTCAATGCCGAGCTTGCGCCGAGCGACTGGAGCGCGGCTACCGCCCGCCTCGATAACAAGGGCCCCGTGGAGGACGGAGGCTGGAGCATCTTCATAACTAGCGAACCTGAAGCGATACGCGGCAATGTTATCACGGCCGTGACCCTGACCATGAATGGCGAAAAAGGTTGGGTCGGTTGGCCGCAGAATGACGAATATGAGGCTCTTCGCGCCAAATGGGCAGATGTCGAAACGCTCGAAGAACGGAAGGCAATTGCCCGCAAGATGCAGCGAATATTTTGGGACTATGCTTCCCAGGTTCCGTTAGGTCAACAAATCACGCCAATCGCGCGCCGCAAGACACTCACTGGCCTCATTGGCGTGCCGGCGTGGATCCCTATGTGGAACATGCAGAAGGCTTGA
- a CDS encoding serine hydrolase domain-containing protein — MTRAPTDFDKRVDALFSEFSGPEMPGAVVAVTENGREIFAKAYGLANINYDVPMGRKTIIRIGSQSKQFAVLLILMLEAEGKLTLDDEVQKHLPYVPRLEYPVTLRHLASNTSGYRDHLDGMIVSGLSIFAPSDRQTVRDVIAKQDALNFKPGSAMIYSNAGFFMLSDIIEQIEGAPFNEVLHKRITSPLGMNDTSLVLRDGMAIKRLAAHYTKRADGWIQLGWGLEFGGEGGMVSTLNDMVVWQQNLIDAKVGKTEMYRRMATPCVFDNGANGFYGLGLVTDVYRGRRAVGHGGSVAGGNSQSMRFIDGGLGIVIIANNDQVAAFAVARRIADIYFGDAAPAPIELAPGRYRQEGGPDVFEIVAKDGVPTFLDSGGVCGFDFGHPGGAKPERGITDLVLSPRPDGKVDGIFCGTPRLYAPLGPDARAAAPLAGRYANKAQGLEVEIDGDAQRGMFRLRSDLGSMNAPIITAASDLWFLLQPGTNMRHDPHWRATLSVTADGFEINSDRVKKWRFTRA; from the coding sequence ATGACCAGGGCACCCACCGATTTTGACAAGCGCGTCGACGCATTGTTCAGCGAGTTCAGCGGGCCGGAAATGCCTGGCGCTGTCGTCGCGGTGACCGAGAACGGTCGCGAGATTTTCGCCAAGGCCTATGGTTTGGCGAACATCAACTACGACGTCCCGATGGGGCGCAAGACCATCATCCGCATCGGTTCGCAGAGCAAGCAGTTCGCTGTGTTGCTGATCCTGATGCTGGAGGCAGAAGGCAAGCTCACTCTGGATGACGAGGTGCAGAAGCACCTGCCCTATGTGCCCCGGCTCGAGTACCCGGTCACCCTCAGGCATCTGGCCTCCAACACCAGTGGCTACCGGGACCATTTGGATGGCATGATCGTTAGCGGTCTATCAATCTTCGCGCCGTCCGACCGCCAGACCGTCCGTGATGTGATCGCCAAGCAGGACGCGCTCAACTTCAAGCCCGGCAGCGCGATGATCTATTCGAACGCCGGCTTCTTCATGCTGTCTGACATCATAGAGCAGATCGAGGGTGCGCCCTTCAACGAGGTCCTGCACAAGCGCATCACCAGCCCGCTCGGCATGAACGACACCTCGCTCGTGTTGCGCGACGGCATGGCGATAAAGCGCCTGGCCGCCCACTATACGAAACGCGCTGACGGTTGGATCCAACTGGGCTGGGGGCTGGAATTCGGCGGCGAAGGTGGCATGGTTTCGACGCTCAACGACATGGTGGTCTGGCAGCAGAACCTGATCGACGCTAAAGTCGGAAAGACGGAAATGTATCGGCGCATGGCGACGCCTTGTGTCTTCGACAATGGCGCGAACGGCTTCTACGGGCTTGGTTTGGTGACGGACGTCTATCGCGGCCGCCGCGCGGTCGGCCACGGCGGCTCCGTTGCTGGCGGCAATTCGCAATCAATGCGCTTCATCGACGGCGGGCTCGGTATTGTTATCATTGCCAACAACGACCAAGTCGCCGCCTTCGCGGTTGCTCGCCGTATCGCCGACATCTATTTCGGCGACGCCGCACCAGCGCCGATCGAACTTGCTCCCGGCCGCTACCGGCAGGAAGGCGGCCCCGATGTGTTCGAGATCGTCGCGAAGGATGGCGTGCCGACCTTCCTCGATTCCGGTGGTGTGTGCGGGTTCGATTTCGGCCATCCAGGTGGCGCCAAGCCCGAGCGCGGGATCACCGACCTGGTTCTTAGCCCCCGGCCGGACGGCAAAGTCGACGGCATCTTCTGCGGCACACCGAGGCTCTACGCACCCTTGGGCCCGGACGCCAGGGCAGCCGCACCTCTCGCCGGTCGCTACGCCAACAAGGCGCAAGGCCTAGAGGTCGAGATCGATGGCGATGCGCAGCGTGGCATGTTCCGCCTGCGCTCCGATCTCGGCTCAATGAACGCGCCCATCATCACCGCGGCCAGCGATCTCTGGTTCCTGCTCCAGCCCGGCACCAACATGCGTCACGATCCGCACTGGAGGGCGACGCTGAGCGTCACCGCCGACGGTTTCGAGATAAACTCGGACCGCGTCAAGAAATGGCGCTTCACGCGAGCCTGA